From Salipiger profundus, a single genomic window includes:
- a CDS encoding DctP family TRAP transporter solute-binding subunit: protein MTLSHPLKSFAVAACFGAVLGAPAMARDIKIGHFGAPGTPFDEGVQYFAQQVEELSGGDYTVTNFPSGQLGNEAQQIGALQGGLQEMLITSSTNLIKYNERFQLIDLPFAFEDDAATDKVLLGEVGKEMLAGLDGSGMKGLTFIDNGFRDLSNSEHPIETLADFEGLSFRVIGAPVFINTFEALGTNPVPMPFPEVYTALETGTVDGQDNPLLTVRDVNFYEVQDYLTTSKHAYSALVMLISQPFWNSLSDEDKAMLQEAADKTAVENRKIMRAAVAEAKEFLASEEGGMTISEFTPEARAEIRDAVAPVTEELVTDSIRPLYDEMQAALAED from the coding sequence ATGACCCTTTCGCACCCCCTCAAGAGCTTTGCCGTCGCAGCCTGCTTCGGCGCCGTGCTCGGCGCCCCCGCCATGGCGCGCGACATCAAGATCGGTCACTTCGGGGCCCCCGGCACGCCCTTCGACGAAGGCGTCCAGTATTTCGCGCAGCAGGTCGAGGAACTCTCGGGCGGCGACTACACCGTCACCAACTTCCCCTCCGGCCAGCTCGGTAACGAGGCCCAGCAGATCGGCGCGCTTCAGGGTGGCCTGCAGGAGATGCTGATCACCTCCTCGACCAACCTCATCAAGTACAACGAGCGCTTCCAGCTCATCGACCTGCCCTTCGCCTTCGAGGATGACGCCGCCACCGACAAGGTGCTGCTCGGCGAGGTCGGCAAGGAGATGCTCGCCGGTCTCGACGGTTCGGGCATGAAGGGCCTGACGTTCATCGACAACGGCTTCCGCGACCTGTCGAACTCGGAGCACCCGATCGAGACGCTGGCCGATTTCGAGGGCCTGAGCTTCCGCGTCATCGGCGCACCGGTGTTCATCAACACCTTCGAGGCACTCGGCACCAACCCCGTGCCGATGCCGTTCCCCGAGGTCTACACCGCGCTGGAAACCGGCACGGTCGACGGCCAGGACAACCCGCTGCTGACCGTACGCGACGTGAACTTCTACGAGGTGCAGGACTACCTGACCACGTCGAAGCACGCCTACTCGGCGCTGGTCATGCTGATCTCGCAGCCGTTCTGGAACAGCCTCTCCGACGAGGACAAGGCCATGCTGCAGGAAGCCGCCGACAAGACCGCCGTCGAGAACCGCAAGATCATGCGCGCGGCCGTTGCCGAGGCGAAGGAGTTCCTTGCCAGCGAAGAAGGCGGCATGACCATCTCCGAGTTCACCCCCGAGGCCCGTGCCGAGATCCGCGACGCGGTGGCACCGGTCACCGAGGAACTCGTCACCGACTCGATCCGTCCGCTCTATGACGAGATGCAGGCCGCGCTCGCCGAGGACTGA
- the ggt gene encoding gamma-glutamyltransferase yields the protein MTSETPLPFTCRKSPARGSKGVVVTNHPLGSAAGHEMLAFGGNAVDAAVAALLTLTVVEPMMVGIAGGGVSHLRLPDGTHTVYDCLSQAGAAATPDMFTPVSDRLPDYMETAGRRNLVGPSAVAVPGNLRGWCKMHAAHGALPFADVIAPAIRLAAGGFPVTEYLSSNIERHAEDMAMDPVISSIFLPDGSPAKPGHRLVQADYAESLKLIAREGAEALHGGALGQALVERLATGGEDAGAVSMEDLTSYTAREREAIFGSYRGHDIVGPPPPASSGVHVAQMLNILEGYDLAGMGFDNPEKLHLLAEVIRVGFEDRRAASGDPDFVDIPVEKLISKGYAEDCRARLRDVGGATPVPPGYESNNTTHITVADEDGRIVSATHTINGLFGARFMVPGTGIIPNNYMYNFDPHPGKALSIMPGKRVPTSMAPMIVLKDGRPRFALGLPGAVRIFPSAMQSIVNMIDHGMSPQQAVEAPRIWTEGAHVELEPDYAHHKAALEAKGHEVKLVPHIGGGMNLIAFEEGGAMTGAACWRADGTVSAMGGGLAASGISFHI from the coding sequence ATGACGTCCGAAACGCCGCTGCCGTTCACCTGCCGCAAATCGCCCGCGCGGGGCTCGAAGGGGGTGGTGGTGACCAACCACCCGCTCGGTTCCGCCGCGGGCCACGAGATGCTCGCTTTCGGCGGCAATGCCGTCGATGCGGCGGTGGCCGCGCTGCTGACCCTGACCGTGGTGGAGCCGATGATGGTCGGCATCGCGGGCGGCGGTGTCTCGCACCTTCGGCTGCCGGACGGCACGCACACCGTATATGACTGTCTCTCGCAGGCAGGGGCCGCCGCGACACCGGACATGTTCACGCCCGTCTCGGACCGGCTTCCGGACTACATGGAAACTGCGGGCCGCCGGAACCTCGTCGGGCCGTCGGCGGTGGCGGTGCCGGGCAACCTGCGAGGGTGGTGCAAGATGCACGCGGCCCACGGCGCGCTGCCCTTCGCCGACGTCATCGCACCCGCCATCCGGCTCGCGGCGGGCGGCTTCCCGGTGACGGAATACCTGTCGTCCAACATCGAGCGTCACGCCGAGGACATGGCGATGGACCCGGTGATCTCGTCGATCTTCCTGCCGGACGGCAGCCCGGCGAAGCCGGGTCACCGGCTGGTGCAGGCGGATTACGCCGAGAGCCTGAAGCTCATCGCCCGCGAAGGTGCCGAGGCGCTGCACGGCGGTGCGCTTGGGCAGGCGCTGGTCGAACGGCTCGCGACCGGTGGCGAGGACGCGGGCGCGGTGTCGATGGAAGATCTCACCTCCTATACCGCGCGCGAGCGCGAGGCGATCTTCGGCAGCTACCGGGGCCACGACATCGTCGGCCCGCCGCCGCCGGCCTCCTCGGGGGTGCATGTCGCGCAGATGCTCAACATCCTCGAAGGCTACGATCTTGCCGGCATGGGCTTCGACAATCCCGAGAAGCTGCACCTGCTGGCCGAGGTCATCCGCGTGGGCTTCGAAGACCGGCGCGCGGCGTCGGGCGATCCGGATTTCGTCGACATCCCCGTCGAGAAGCTGATCTCGAAGGGCTACGCCGAAGACTGCCGCGCGCGCCTGCGTGATGTCGGCGGCGCGACCCCGGTGCCGCCGGGCTACGAGAGCAACAACACCACGCATATCACCGTGGCCGACGAGGACGGGCGCATCGTCTCGGCGACGCATACGATCAACGGGCTGTTCGGGGCGCGTTTCATGGTGCCCGGCACCGGGATCATCCCCAACAACTACATGTACAACTTCGATCCGCATCCGGGGAAGGCGCTGTCGATCATGCCGGGCAAGCGGGTGCCGACCTCGATGGCGCCGATGATCGTGCTCAAGGACGGCCGCCCGCGCTTCGCGCTGGGGCTTCCCGGCGCGGTCCGGATCTTCCCCTCGGCCATGCAGTCGATCGTCAACATGATCGACCACGGCATGAGCCCGCAGCAGGCGGTGGAAGCTCCGCGGATCTGGACCGAGGGTGCGCATGTCGAGCTCGAGCCCGATTACGCGCACCACAAGGCTGCGCTCGAGGCCAAGGGCCACGAGGTGAAACTGGTGCCGCACATCGGTGGCGGGATGAACCTCATCGCCTTCGAAGAGGGCGGGGCGATGACCGGCGCGGCCTGCTGGCGGGCCGACGGCACGGTGTCGGCGATGGGCGGCGGACTTGCAGCCTCCGGCATCTCGTTCCACATCTGA
- a CDS encoding SDR family NAD(P)-dependent oxidoreductase produces MTQKTLLLTGASRGIGHATVKVFQAAGWRVLTVSRTAFDARCPWHAGSTDHFQGDLSDASARQDLVERVRETLGESGLHAIVNNAGISPKGEDGARLGVAQSSDEVWSQVLGVNLVGPAALMRDLLPELEAGKGAVVNVGSIVGKRVHPFAGTAYACSKAALEALTREAAAELGPRGVRVNMVTPGEIETEILSPGTEEMLSLIPLRRLGKPDEVARVVLFLCSEQASYVNGASIDVNGGQHA; encoded by the coding sequence ATGACTCAGAAGACATTGCTCCTGACCGGGGCGAGCCGCGGGATCGGCCATGCGACGGTCAAGGTGTTCCAGGCCGCGGGCTGGCGCGTGCTGACGGTGTCCCGCACCGCCTTCGATGCGCGCTGCCCCTGGCACGCCGGTTCGACCGACCATTTCCAGGGTGACCTGTCGGACGCCTCGGCCCGGCAGGACCTGGTCGAGCGCGTGCGCGAAACGCTGGGCGAGAGCGGTCTGCATGCCATCGTCAACAACGCCGGCATCTCGCCCAAGGGCGAAGACGGCGCACGGCTCGGGGTCGCCCAGAGTTCGGACGAGGTCTGGAGCCAGGTGCTTGGCGTCAACCTCGTGGGGCCGGCGGCGCTGATGCGCGACCTGCTGCCCGAGCTCGAGGCCGGCAAGGGCGCGGTGGTCAACGTGGGCTCGATCGTCGGCAAGCGGGTGCACCCGTTCGCCGGCACGGCCTATGCCTGCTCGAAGGCGGCGCTCGAGGCGCTCACCCGCGAGGCGGCGGCCGAACTGGGGCCGCGCGGTGTGCGCGTGAACATGGTGACGCCGGGCGAGATCGAAACCGAGATCCTGTCGCCGGGCACCGAGGAAATGCTCTCGCTGATCCCGCTGCGCCGGCTCGGCAAACCCGACGAGGTGGCCCGCGTCGTGCTGTTCCTCTGTTCGGAACAGGCGTCCTACGTGAACGGCGCCTCGATCGACGTGAACGGCGGGCAGCATGCCTGA
- a CDS encoding 2-hydroxyacid dehydrogenase: protein MTVAVYLPLEDKTQWWVDMLADLLPGWTVKALDAVTDPSDVHYAVVWRPRTGDIAKFPNLKAVVSIGAGIDHVLADEELPGDVPIIRTVGDDLTQRMREYVALHVLRHHRDMPRQLQAQAEVDWHAIVVPVAPNRTIGVMGLGNLGAAAAQTLSALGFHTRGWSKSEKQIEGVETFAGADTMDAFLDGCEILVNLLPLTDQTRGILNADLFAKLAPGACLVNCARGPHLVDEDLLAALESGQIKQATLDVFHQEPLPADNPFWTHPAITVTPHVASQIDAQTGGRIIAANLKTFEETGTCADVADAKRGY from the coding sequence ATGACCGTCGCCGTCTATCTCCCCCTCGAAGACAAGACCCAGTGGTGGGTGGACATGCTGGCCGATCTCCTGCCGGGCTGGACGGTCAAGGCGCTCGACGCCGTGACCGACCCGTCCGACGTGCACTACGCCGTCGTCTGGCGTCCGCGCACCGGTGACATCGCCAAGTTCCCCAATCTCAAGGCCGTGGTCTCCATCGGCGCGGGCATCGACCACGTTCTCGCCGACGAAGAGCTGCCCGGCGACGTGCCGATCATCCGCACCGTCGGCGACGACCTGACCCAGCGGATGCGCGAGTACGTGGCGCTGCACGTGCTGCGCCATCACCGCGACATGCCGCGCCAGCTCCAGGCGCAGGCCGAGGTCGACTGGCACGCCATCGTGGTGCCCGTCGCCCCCAACCGCACCATCGGTGTGATGGGTCTCGGCAACCTCGGCGCGGCCGCCGCGCAGACGCTTTCGGCGCTCGGCTTCCACACCCGTGGCTGGTCGAAATCGGAAAAGCAGATCGAGGGTGTCGAGACCTTCGCAGGCGCCGACACGATGGACGCCTTCCTCGACGGTTGCGAGATCCTCGTGAACCTGCTGCCGCTCACCGACCAGACACGCGGCATCCTGAACGCGGACCTCTTCGCCAAGCTCGCCCCGGGCGCCTGCCTCGTCAACTGCGCGCGCGGCCCGCATCTCGTCGACGAGGACCTTCTCGCGGCGCTCGAAAGCGGCCAGATCAAGCAGGCGACGCTCGACGTCTTCCACCAGGAGCCGCTGCCGGCGGACAACCCGTTCTGGACCCACCCGGCGATCACCGTGACGCCGCACGTCGCGTCGCAGATCGACGCGCAGACCGGCGGCCGGATCATCGCCGCGAACCTCAAGACTTTCGAGGAAACCGGCACCTGCGCTGACGTGGCCGACGCCAAGCGCGGCTACTGA
- a CDS encoding LysR family transcriptional regulator, whose translation MNFKQLEAFYWLSQLRNYRQTAEFLSLTQPAVSARIQSLEKDLGKTLIDREAASFALTDQGIEVAEFAVQFLNLREAMMGRLQDKRKRRLSIGLAGMAAFTFGPLLRDAVAEADPDLLLDIYAGSDMQLRGFIASGTLDAAFTASGDRAPDSDFAVRYTVGWVARPDVIAGRDLPMTPEDLRTLPLVLYPKTSPLFNPVAQYVDEMRERPAARHYGNSLATICEMLRQGYGASALALTPLERDIAQGRLVEIPATEPIPALEVACTHVNRARRKQVGAVLDLAREAARNWCAGHEKYASFVTR comes from the coding sequence ATGAATTTCAAGCAGCTCGAGGCGTTCTACTGGCTGAGCCAGCTGCGAAACTACCGCCAGACGGCAGAGTTCCTGTCGCTGACGCAACCGGCGGTCTCGGCCCGGATCCAGTCGCTCGAGAAGGATCTCGGGAAGACGCTGATCGACCGCGAGGCGGCAAGCTTCGCGCTGACCGACCAGGGCATCGAGGTTGCCGAATTCGCGGTCCAGTTCCTGAACCTGCGAGAGGCGATGATGGGCCGGCTGCAGGACAAGCGGAAGCGGCGGCTGTCGATCGGACTTGCCGGCATGGCGGCCTTCACCTTCGGGCCGCTGCTGCGCGACGCGGTGGCCGAGGCCGACCCCGATCTGCTGCTCGACATCTACGCCGGCTCCGACATGCAGCTGCGCGGTTTCATCGCCTCGGGGACGCTCGACGCGGCCTTCACCGCCAGCGGTGACCGCGCGCCCGACAGTGACTTCGCAGTGCGCTACACGGTCGGCTGGGTGGCGCGGCCAGACGTGATCGCCGGGCGCGATCTGCCGATGACGCCCGAGGATCTGCGCACGCTGCCGCTGGTGCTCTACCCGAAGACCTCGCCGCTGTTCAATCCGGTGGCGCAATACGTCGACGAGATGCGCGAGCGCCCGGCGGCCCGCCATTACGGCAATTCGCTCGCCACGATCTGCGAGATGCTGCGTCAGGGCTACGGCGCGTCCGCGCTGGCGCTGACGCCGCTCGAAAGGGACATCGCGCAGGGCCGGCTGGTCGAGATACCCGCGACCGAACCGATCCCCGCGCTCGAGGTGGCCTGCACCCATGTCAACCGGGCCCGCCGCAAGCAGGTGGGCGCGGTGCTCGATCTCGCGCGCGAGGCGGCGCGGAACTGGTGTGCAGGCCATGAGAAGTATGCCTCGTTCGTGACGCGCTGA